A portion of the Microlunatus phosphovorus NM-1 genome contains these proteins:
- a CDS encoding Gfo/Idh/MocA family protein, with protein MSFSIAMIGAGQFAGSFAHLFQLHPGVSAVYATDVIPERATELVEKYGLAGTFASFDDALASSDVDAVAIFTQRWSHGPLVVKALEAGKHVYSAVPMAISAEEISRIIDAVRRTGLTYLMGETSHYNPAVVYARDMLAKNEFGRIFYAEGDYVHDMDLGFYDAYKFSGGENWKATASYPPMLYPTHSIGGILGAWQTHATSVSAIGVSDDRGDGVFDREVSMFDNDFSNMTGLFEVAGGGSFRVNEFRRVGFPSFIRESRFRWFGTEATFEEMTTTAYRQDREGVTDVSEEIEPRKASEEELAKLADVSPTLRDAFLSGLAPVHDPSRLPAEFAGAPNGHEGSHHFLCDDFVTAVNTGTLPPVNAWQAARYTLPGIYALESARRGGERLTIDDFGDAPA; from the coding sequence ATGTCCTTCTCGATTGCCATGATCGGCGCCGGCCAGTTCGCCGGCTCATTCGCCCACCTGTTCCAGCTGCACCCCGGGGTGTCGGCGGTCTACGCCACCGACGTGATTCCTGAGCGCGCCACCGAACTGGTCGAGAAGTACGGTCTGGCGGGCACCTTCGCCTCCTTCGACGACGCGCTGGCCAGCTCCGACGTCGACGCGGTCGCGATCTTCACCCAGCGGTGGAGCCACGGGCCGCTGGTGGTCAAGGCTCTGGAGGCCGGCAAGCATGTCTACTCCGCCGTCCCGATGGCGATCAGCGCCGAGGAGATCTCACGGATCATCGACGCCGTCCGCCGGACCGGGCTGACCTACCTGATGGGCGAGACCAGCCACTACAACCCGGCCGTCGTGTACGCCCGCGACATGCTCGCCAAGAACGAGTTCGGCCGGATCTTCTACGCCGAGGGCGACTACGTCCACGACATGGACCTCGGCTTCTACGACGCCTACAAGTTCTCCGGCGGCGAAAACTGGAAGGCCACCGCCTCCTACCCGCCCATGCTCTACCCGACCCACTCCATCGGCGGCATCCTGGGCGCCTGGCAGACCCACGCCACCAGCGTGTCGGCGATCGGTGTGAGCGACGACCGCGGCGACGGGGTCTTCGACCGCGAGGTCTCGATGTTCGACAACGACTTCTCCAACATGACCGGTCTGTTCGAGGTCGCCGGCGGCGGGTCGTTCCGGGTCAACGAGTTCCGCCGGGTCGGCTTCCCGTCCTTCATCCGCGAGTCCCGGTTCCGCTGGTTCGGCACCGAGGCCACCTTCGAGGAGATGACCACCACCGCCTACCGGCAGGACCGCGAGGGTGTGACCGATGTGTCGGAGGAGATCGAGCCGCGCAAGGCCTCCGAGGAGGAGTTGGCGAAGCTCGCCGACGTCTCACCGACGCTGCGGGACGCGTTCCTGTCCGGCCTGGCCCCGGTGCATGACCCGAGCCGACTGCCCGCAGAGTTCGCCGGTGCCCCCAACGGGCACGAGGGCAGCCACCACTTCCTCTGCGACGACTTCGTCACCGCGGTGAACACCGGCACGCTGCCGCCGGTCAACGCCTGGCAGGCGGCCCGCTACACGCTGCCGGGGATCTACGCTCTCGAGTCGGCACGCCGGGGCGGCGAGCGGCT
- a CDS encoding LacI family DNA-binding transcriptional regulator, protein MAGRAAGSGGRGAAVTRADVARYAGVSTAVVSYVVNGGPKSVSKATEARVRQAIARLGYRPNRTARALALGTTKTLGLVVPDSTNPFYAEYALEIQRAAHRRGYAVLMTSSGFGADVELRSMLDLCDRQIDGLIVTAGTSRGRLSELARQGVHIPIVLIDAAAAFPGYSTVGPAAAAGAAAGVEHLLTVHRRPSVALVIGDTADATTDGRETGWMQAHALAQRALGPVERTAFSREGGYVAGLELLQRADRPTAVVTSSDLQAIGLLRAAYQLGLRVPMDVALVSFDGTEETRYCWPALTTSRQPIEEMAEAAVQTVLDPAQPPVHQTFAMDLVIRDSCGC, encoded by the coding sequence GTGGCTGGACGGGCGGCGGGAAGTGGCGGTCGGGGCGCCGCCGTGACCCGGGCCGACGTCGCCCGCTATGCCGGGGTGAGCACGGCCGTGGTGAGCTATGTGGTCAACGGTGGACCGAAGTCGGTGTCGAAGGCGACGGAAGCACGCGTACGGCAGGCGATCGCCCGCCTCGGCTATCGGCCCAACCGGACGGCTCGGGCGCTCGCCCTGGGCACGACCAAGACCTTGGGCCTCGTGGTGCCGGACAGCACCAACCCCTTCTACGCGGAGTACGCGCTGGAGATCCAGCGGGCTGCGCACCGACGCGGGTACGCGGTCCTGATGACGAGCTCAGGCTTCGGCGCCGACGTCGAGCTGCGGTCGATGCTCGATCTGTGTGACCGGCAGATCGACGGGCTCATCGTCACCGCCGGCACCAGCCGCGGCCGGCTCAGCGAGTTGGCTCGGCAAGGCGTGCACATCCCGATCGTGTTGATCGACGCGGCGGCCGCGTTCCCCGGCTATTCGACCGTGGGTCCGGCGGCCGCTGCGGGCGCGGCCGCGGGGGTCGAGCATCTGCTGACCGTGCACCGGCGTCCCAGCGTCGCACTGGTGATCGGCGACACCGCGGATGCCACCACCGATGGCCGTGAGACCGGCTGGATGCAGGCGCATGCGCTCGCCCAGCGGGCGCTGGGACCGGTCGAGCGCACGGCCTTCAGCCGCGAGGGTGGCTATGTCGCGGGCCTGGAACTGCTGCAACGCGCCGATCGGCCGACTGCCGTCGTCACGAGTTCCGATCTGCAGGCCATCGGGCTGCTCCGGGCCGCGTACCAGCTGGGTCTCCGGGTGCCCATGGACGTGGCGCTCGTGAGCTTCGACGGGACCGAGGAGACCCGCTACTGCTGGCCGGCGCTGACCACCAGCCGGCAACCCATCGAGGAGATGGCCGAGGCGGCCGTCCAGACGGTGCTGGATCCGGCACAGCCACCGGTACACCAGACGTTCGCCATGGATCTCGTGATCCGCGACTCCTGCGGCTGCTGA
- a CDS encoding ATP-grasp domain-containing protein, whose product MSSSELTLLISGAGGPAGRSLGRQLAARAAAGLRVRVVGVDLGPLEAEGFDEVVGVAPAADLAYGPAMREVAARFGPDVIIPTVQDELPQVGALSGILSLAAAEGRADGKPARVVTAGAVGSALAADKLLTMWTLAAAGISVPIHAPANAFCSATEALEWAGGPVVVKPRVSRGGRGVVLVEQPDDIDWIGYGAEHIVQGFAGGTEYAPQTYRSAETGEARSYVLEKTVLKEGRVGNAADAIRLPDGSQPEIEQLAIDTVTALGLSGPVDMDVRLDDAGQPRVLEVNGRFGALSALAPELLAGVLEDYRPR is encoded by the coding sequence GTGTCTAGCTCCGAACTAACTCTTCTGATCTCCGGTGCGGGTGGCCCCGCCGGACGATCTCTCGGCCGTCAACTCGCTGCCCGAGCAGCCGCGGGACTGCGCGTCCGGGTCGTCGGTGTCGACCTCGGTCCGCTCGAGGCGGAGGGCTTCGACGAGGTCGTCGGTGTCGCACCGGCGGCTGATCTGGCCTACGGACCTGCGATGCGTGAGGTGGCCGCCCGATTCGGTCCGGACGTGATCATCCCGACCGTGCAGGACGAGCTGCCACAGGTCGGCGCTCTGTCCGGGATCTTGTCGCTGGCGGCAGCCGAGGGACGCGCCGACGGCAAGCCGGCCCGGGTCGTCACCGCTGGAGCGGTCGGCTCGGCGCTCGCCGCCGACAAGCTGCTGACGATGTGGACGCTCGCCGCGGCGGGGATCTCGGTCCCGATCCATGCCCCCGCCAACGCGTTCTGCTCGGCGACCGAGGCGCTCGAGTGGGCGGGCGGACCGGTCGTGGTGAAACCGCGAGTGTCTCGCGGTGGCCGTGGCGTGGTGCTCGTGGAGCAACCCGACGACATCGACTGGATCGGATACGGCGCCGAGCACATCGTCCAGGGTTTCGCCGGCGGTACCGAGTATGCGCCACAGACCTATCGGTCGGCCGAGACCGGGGAGGCTCGGTCGTATGTGCTGGAGAAGACCGTGCTCAAGGAAGGCCGGGTCGGCAATGCGGCCGACGCGATCCGGCTGCCCGACGGCTCGCAGCCGGAGATCGAGCAGCTGGCCATCGACACGGTGACCGCGCTCGGGCTGTCCGGTCCGGTCGACATGGATGTCCGCCTCGACGATGCCGGACAACCTCGGGTGCTGGAGGTGAACGGTCGCTTCGGCGCCCTCTCCGCGCTCGCTCCTGAACTGCTGGCCGGGGTCCTCGAGGACTATCGGCCCCGATGA
- a CDS encoding glycosyltransferase: protein MIAVLGGLATVVALTVLIGGLIRLALVPFALLFEFRHRGHRADDAPVTDDTIFEEPPFVTVVVPAYNEGVVIDNCLRSIVRSRYDRYEVIAVDDGSSDDTFARMEALAAEFPQITAIRQENAGKGAALNTGIARANGSVVMLVDADGLFGPHTITRMLRGFSDEGVGAVCGNDRPVNLDRIQTRFLALISHLGTGLMRRAMSELHCLPIVSGNIGAFRMDVLEATGPLREDTVGEDLELTWRVYAVGRRVAFAPHALLYAESPSTPRALWKQRVRWARGLLQVTKLHWRMVGNPRYGMFGPFLLYNSFTQIVVPFLQILGALLIAGLMLAGDVSAASLPVNLWGLWQLLIMVGLPLSIVLLLIAVLLDRSPADLRHAWTLPAWPIYSSLMTFVMIKAVWQEVSGAENRWNKLDRTGTVSVGGLVSGEQDPPASS, encoded by the coding sequence ATGATCGCCGTGCTCGGTGGCCTGGCCACCGTCGTCGCGCTCACCGTACTGATCGGCGGGCTGATCCGGCTGGCCCTGGTGCCGTTCGCGCTGCTGTTCGAGTTCCGGCACCGCGGTCATCGTGCCGACGACGCTCCCGTCACCGATGACACCATCTTCGAGGAGCCGCCGTTCGTCACGGTGGTCGTGCCGGCGTACAACGAGGGTGTCGTGATCGACAACTGCCTGCGCTCGATAGTGCGCAGCAGGTACGACCGATACGAGGTGATCGCCGTCGACGACGGGTCGAGCGACGACACCTTCGCGCGAATGGAGGCACTGGCCGCCGAGTTCCCGCAGATCACCGCGATCCGGCAGGAGAACGCCGGAAAGGGTGCTGCCCTCAACACCGGGATCGCCCGGGCGAACGGCTCGGTGGTCATGCTGGTCGACGCCGACGGCCTGTTCGGCCCACACACGATCACTCGGATGCTCCGCGGCTTCTCCGACGAGGGCGTGGGCGCGGTCTGCGGCAATGACCGGCCGGTGAACCTGGACCGGATCCAGACCCGCTTCCTGGCACTCATCTCGCACCTGGGCACCGGCTTGATGCGGCGGGCGATGAGCGAGTTGCACTGCCTGCCCATCGTCTCCGGCAATATCGGGGCCTTCCGAATGGACGTGCTGGAAGCGACCGGCCCACTGCGGGAGGACACGGTCGGTGAAGATTTGGAACTGACCTGGCGGGTCTATGCCGTCGGCCGCCGGGTCGCGTTCGCCCCGCACGCGCTGCTGTACGCCGAGTCGCCCTCGACGCCACGCGCGCTGTGGAAGCAGCGGGTCCGCTGGGCTCGAGGACTGCTGCAGGTCACCAAGCTGCACTGGCGCATGGTGGGGAACCCCCGGTACGGGATGTTCGGGCCGTTTCTGCTCTACAACTCCTTCACCCAGATCGTGGTGCCGTTCCTGCAGATCCTGGGTGCCCTGCTCATTGCCGGACTGATGCTGGCCGGTGACGTGTCGGCCGCTTCGCTGCCGGTGAACCTGTGGGGGCTGTGGCAGCTGCTGATCATGGTCGGACTTCCGCTGTCGATCGTGCTGCTGTTGATCGCGGTGCTGCTCGACCGCTCGCCGGCGGATCTGCGGCATGCCTGGACCCTGCCCGCCTGGCCGATCTATTCGAGCCTGATGACCTTCGTGATGATCAAGGCAGTCTGGCAGGAGGTCTCGGGCGCCGAGAACCGGTGGAACAAGCTGGATCGCACCGGGACCGTGTCGGTGGGCGGCCTGGTCAGCGGCGAGCAGGATCCGCCCGCCTCCTCCTGA
- a CDS encoding PIG-L family deacetylase gives MLEVPFRALVIEDDPDSAVFAEAALRHHGGMIVEIANDAQHALDELAAGTFDIVITDIEMPGRSGLEILPQVRELQPGVPVLVLTAHGNLTYAVEALRRAADDFLVKPIRAAALAERARELAALGRTKRSRTRLSVLAVGAHPDDVEIGVGGTLAAHQAAGDQLAILTLSGGSVGGQASVRQAEARRAADTVGAELVHLDFEDTLLDPANGVITAIEKVVTEVQPDLIYTHSAHDRHQDHRAVNESVQIAARQVAGLWCFQSPSCTVAYQPNRFVDITGFVDRKLEMLAAYASQSHRDYMQPDIVRATARYWSRFSQAIDVEPLETIRSAVSVGPPTPLSGSNGRE, from the coding sequence GTGCTAGAAGTGCCGTTCCGGGCACTCGTGATCGAGGACGACCCCGACTCCGCAGTGTTCGCCGAGGCAGCCCTGCGTCACCACGGGGGCATGATCGTCGAGATAGCCAACGACGCCCAGCATGCCCTGGACGAACTGGCGGCCGGGACCTTCGACATCGTGATCACCGACATCGAGATGCCGGGACGCTCGGGGCTGGAGATCCTGCCGCAGGTTCGCGAGCTCCAGCCCGGAGTGCCGGTGCTGGTGCTGACGGCCCACGGCAACCTCACCTATGCGGTGGAAGCGCTCCGCCGGGCCGCCGACGACTTCCTGGTCAAACCGATCCGCGCCGCCGCGCTCGCCGAGCGGGCCCGAGAACTCGCCGCCCTCGGCCGCACCAAGCGCTCCCGGACCCGGCTGTCGGTGCTCGCCGTCGGCGCTCATCCCGACGACGTGGAGATCGGAGTCGGCGGCACTCTGGCGGCGCACCAGGCCGCCGGCGATCAGTTGGCGATCCTCACGCTGTCGGGCGGATCGGTCGGCGGGCAGGCGAGCGTACGACAGGCTGAGGCCCGTCGCGCTGCCGATACCGTCGGCGCAGAGCTGGTCCACCTCGACTTCGAAGACACCCTCCTCGACCCGGCGAACGGCGTGATCACCGCGATCGAGAAGGTCGTCACGGAGGTCCAGCCCGATCTGATCTACACCCACAGCGCTCACGACCGGCACCAAGATCACCGGGCGGTCAACGAGTCGGTGCAGATCGCCGCTCGCCAGGTGGCCGGCCTGTGGTGTTTCCAGAGCCCGTCGTGCACGGTCGCCTATCAGCCGAACAGGTTCGTCGACATCACCGGTTTCGTCGACCGCAAGCTGGAGATGCTGGCGGCGTACGCGTCACAGTCCCACCGCGACTACATGCAGCCGGACATCGTGCGCGCTACCGCCCGCTACTGGTCGCGGTTCAGCCAGGCCATCGACGTGGAGCCGCTGGAGACCATCCGGTCGGCTGTCTCGGTCGGTCCGCCCACGCCGCTGAGCGGGTCGAACGGACGGGAGTAG